Proteins from a single region of Harmonia axyridis chromosome 4, icHarAxyr1.1, whole genome shotgun sequence:
- the LOC123678217 gene encoding dynein regulatory complex protein 9: MFFFQPGISEQSSVMESDGTFVDSKTIRFVEKCTVIQERRRKTLRAPRKMKFDEPEDPELDEILSIGSMEIDPEMCQLTQIVAVTMASIMDDAAESCFIMAKTFGLPEVHIDISQKTLQDRNELLRSHSTLFNPETLEDYSKTQNIYMLRKIHGDIVFLQTILAKGVKSLMSDYNYHPWLSYIDNYELALEQDTKLLDMVERKTLRLQQLKDKLHTDKIQFQIDSDQLSLAIGKSRDEMEDLIIQSEINKNYLENWEKSRRQQNMRIKLGREENYLDRIKKAQTDSRKETRVHLEIEAYMLEYFKDIENLIQEWMNTYDRDIETKDEEILKMGFNIENLTNDLKILNELYDKRQDEMNKWLARKAEKQRIEEEIRFLNRMATMIQAWWRGTMVRKKLGPYRPASKKKDKKKKK; encoded by the exons ATGTTTTTCTTCCAACCAGGGATCAGCGAACAGAGCAGCGTTATGGAAAGTGATGGCACCTTTGTGGATAGTAAAACTATCAGATTTGTTGAAAAGTGTACAGTCATTCAAGAACGTAGGCGAAAAACATTAAGAGCCCCAAGGAAAATGAAGTTTGATGAACCAGAAGATCCCGAACTTGACGAGATATTGTCAATTG GGTCGATGGAGATAGATCCGGAAATGTGCCAACTAACTCAAATAGTAGCTGTCACTATGGCTTCCATCATGGATGACGCAGCAGAATCTTGCTTCATAATGGCAAAAACCTTTGGCCTGCCTGAGGTACATATCGATATATCTCAAAAAACTTTACAGGACAG GAATGAACTGCTGAGATCTCATAGCACACTCTTCAATCCAGAAACATTAGAAGATTATTCAAAAACGCAGAATATTTACATGCTAAGAAAAATTCATGGCGATATAGTGTTCTTGCAAACTATCCTAGCTAAAGGTGTTAAAAGTCTCATGTCTGACTATAACTACCACCCTTGGCTTTCGTATATAGATAACTATGAGCTTGCACTGGAACAAGATACTAAACTTTTAGACATGGTTGAGAGGAAGACCCTGAGATTGCAACAACTCAAGGATAAATTACATACTGataaaatacaatttcaaattgattccGATCAATTGTCATTAGCTATTGGAAAATCCAGGGATGAAATGGAG GATTTGATAATACAATCagaaatcaacaaaaattacttAGAAAATTGGGAAAAATCAAGAAGACAGCAaaatatgagaataaaattAGGAAGAGAAGAAAATTACTTGGATAGAATTAAGAAAGCTCAAACTGATAGTCGAAAAGAGACTCGAGTTCATTTGGAGATAGAAGCATACATGCTTGAATACTTTAAG gatattgagaatttaatCCAAGAATGGATGAACACTTATGACAGGGATATAGAAACCAAAgacgaggaaattttgaaaatgggatttaatattgaaaacttaaccaatgatttgaaaattttgaatgaattg tACGACAAAAGACAAGATGAAATGAATAAGTGGCTGGCAAGAAAAGCTGAGAAACAGCGTATAGAAGAGGAAATTAGATTTTTGAACAGAATGGCTACCATGATACAAGCATGGTGGAGGGGAACTATGGTAAGAAAGAAGTTGGGCCCTTACAGACCAGCATCAAAAAAGAAAgataagaaaaagaagaaatga
- the LOC123678216 gene encoding mitochondrial chaperone BCS1, translating into MTIYEYVSTLSDNPYFGAGFGLFGLGAGAALLRKGFQTSLILFRRHYMITLEVPCRDKSYQWLLQWMTVKGARQTQHLSVETSFEQKDSGHVKTKYDFIPSIGTHFFKYGSTWIRVERTREQHTLDLHMGIPWETVTLTAFGTNKSVYFNILEEARQMALKQHEGKTLMYTGLGSEWRQFGQPRRKRPIKSVVLDEGISERIINDCQEFISNPSWYTDRGIPYRRGYLLYGPPGCGKSSYITALAGELGFSISVLNLSERGLTDDRLNHLLSVAPQQTIILLEDIDAAFVSREDTPKQKAAYEGLNRVTFSGLLNCLDGVASTEARIVFMTTNYLERLDPALIRPGRVDLKEYIGYCSSHQIEQMFLRFYPGENGEKHAKVFAHTVESYGKQVSPAQIQGFFMFYKHEKPELVLKNCEKIWEL; encoded by the exons ATGACGATATATGAATACGTATCAACACTTTCTGATAATCCTTACTTTGGAGCTGGGTTTGGTTTGTTTGGATTAGGAGCTGGAGCTGCACTTTTAAGAAAGGGATTTCAGACTTCTCTAATTTTATTCAGAAGACATTACATGATTACATTAGAAGTTCCATGTAGAGATAAATCTTATCAGTGGCTTTTGCAGTGGATGACAGTTAAAGGTGCGAGACAGACTCAACATTTAAGTGTAGAAACTAGTTTCGAGCAAAAAGACTCTGGACATGTCAAGACTAAATATGATTTCATCCCCAGTATTGGTACACATTTCTTTAA atATGGTTCTACATGGATACGAGTTGAAAGAACTAGAGAACAACATACTCTAGATTTACATATGGGAATTCCTTGGGAAACTGTTACCCTTACTGCATTTGGAACAAATAAATCTGTATATTTCAACATATTAGAAGAAG CTAGGCAGATGGCATTGAAACAGCATGAAGGAAAAACACTGATGTACACTGGTTTGGGCAGTGAATGGAGACAATTTGGACAACCAAGAAGGAAGAGACCTATAAAGTCAGTAGTTCTGGATGAAGGCATAAGTGAGAGAATCATTAATGATTGCCaagaatttatttcaaatcCCTCATGGTACACTGATAGAGGAATACCTTATAGACGAG GTTATCTTTTATATGGACCACCTGGTTGCGGTAAATCATCCTATATAACAGCATTGGCTGGAGAACTAGGTTTTTCAATATCGGTCTTGAATTTGTCAGAGCGAGGTCTTACCGATGATAGACTCAATCATTTACTGAGTGTTGCACCACAACAAACGATAATATTACTGGAGGATATTGATGCCGCCTTCGTTTCTAGAGAGGACACTCCTAAGCAAAAAGCTGCTTATGAAGGATTAAATAGGGTCACTTTCAGTGGACTTTTGAATTGCTTGGATGGTGTGGCCAGTACAGAGGCAAGAATAGTCTTCATGACCACAAACTACTTGGAAAG GTTGGATCCAGCTTTAATAAGACCTGGAAGGGTGGATTTGAAGGAGTATATTGGATACTGTTCTTCCCACCAAATTGAACAGATGTTCCTAAGGTTTTATCCTGGAGAAAATGGTGAGAAACATGCAAAAGTATTTGCACATACGGTGGAATCTTATGGTAAACAAGTAAGTCCTGCTCAGATTCAGGGTTTCTTCATGTTCTACAAGCATGAAAAGCCTGAATTAGTTCTGaagaattgtgaaaaaatatGGGAACTCTGA
- the LOC123678219 gene encoding 60S ribosomal protein L36, protein MAPKYEIAVGLQKGHKTTKITKTDKIRPSRLKGRITKHSKFVRDLVREVVGHAPYEKRAMELLKVSKDKRALKFLKRRLGTHIRAKRKREELSNILTQMRKAQAHAK, encoded by the coding sequence ATGGCACCCAAATACGAAATCGCCGTTGGGCTCCAAAAAGGACACAAAACAACTAAAATCACCAAAACGGACAAAATCCGTCCATCTAGGCTAAAGGGACGTATCACCAAACATTCCAAATTTGTGAGGGATTTGGTCCGTGAAGTTGTAGGACATGCACCTTATGAAAAGAGGGCTATGGAGTTATTGAAAGTTTCAAAGGACAAGAGAGCACTCAAGTTCTTGAAGCGTCGTTTGGGAACCCACATTAGAGCCAAAAGGAAGCGTGAAGAGCTTTCCAACATCTTGACTCAAATGAGGAAGGCCCAGGCACATGCCAAGTAG
- the LOC123677776 gene encoding follicle cell protein 3C-1 isoform X2: MAGRFFIASTLALCLVAGIQAGDKGNNLIKTLDKPVPCTCGVFLSGQLKKGTKQDPKGVPVLTEEMDRAFENNPVGVRKCTNKCLETIVAHLPKSASIICASTDRELVHKERAYLFIKNHSDKWQGTNLSAGREFCCKDNEPYKCPVS; this comes from the exons atgg CCGGGCGGTTCTTCATTGCCAGCACCCTCGCCCTGTGCCTCGTTGCAGGAATCCAGGCGGGGGACAAGGGTAACAACCTGATAAAAACTCTAGACAAACCAGTTCCTTGCACTTGCGGTGTATTTCTGTCTGGCCAGCTAAAGAAGGGCACCAAGCAGGATCCTAAGGGGGTGCCGGTACTGACCGAGGAGATGGACAGGGCGTTCGAGAACAACCCGGTTGGGGTGAGGAAGTGCACCAACAAGTGTCTGGAGACG atAGTGGCTCATCTCCCGAAGAGCGCATCTATCATCTGCGCCAGCACAGATAGAGAGCTAGTTCACAAGGAGCGAGCATATTTGTTCATCAAGAACCACAGTGACAAATGGCAAGGTACCAATCTGTCCGCAGGAAGAGAATTCTGCTGCAAGGACAATGAACCCTACAAGTGCCCTGTGTCATAA
- the LOC123678218 gene encoding uncharacterized protein LOC123678218: MNIKMKELIYFFLIASACSALVTATSTSAKNETSSKQVWNDILVKEGETLTATVNDYADHLMKNFDKLALNEGLDPMDVPDMEIKISRRILLITYWGSLKLSKIKVNDFSTIHRYDNAQISYNKNTKKMRLDIPLELKDIKFKCKYKARLMGLGPSGGLDGEMKSVKMITSLEIDWGTYEASVQKYKITHSGHIKVDFHEFILVDWLINILANTVTTVFKGLILDIVDKIVEGTLQASVNMINLVFDDITRMLEGNSTDPVTSPILKNLGVILTQSNYVVS; this comes from the exons ATGAATATTAAGATgaaagaattaatttattttttcttgatagCTTCTGCATGTAGCGCACTAGTTACAGCAACCTCAACATCCGCAAAAAATGAGACAAGTTCAAAACAAGTATGGAACGATATATT AGTAAAAGAAGGAGAAACTCTCACAGCAACTGTCAACGATTATGCTGATCatcttatgaaaaattttgataaattggCACTGAATGAGGGGTTAGACCCAATGGATGTACCAGATATGGAAATCAAGATAAGTAGA AGAATACTTTTGATTACCTACTGGGGATCTCTCAAATTGTCTAAAATAAAAGTGAATGACTTCTCAACAATACACAGATATGACAATGCACAAATCAGCTAcaataaaaatactaaaaaGATGAGACTCGATATTCCTTTAGAACTGAAGGATATCAAG TTTAAATGTAAATACAAGGCAAGATTGATGGGTCTAGGTCCATCTGGAGGCTTGGACGGTGAGATGAAATCTGTTAAAATGATAACTTCATTGGAAATAGATTGGGGTACTTACGAGGCCAgtgttcagaaatataaaattactCATTCCGG gcatatcaaGGTCGATTTCCATGAATTCATCCTTGTTGATTGGTTGATCAATATCTTAGCTAACACAGTTACAACAGTTTTCAAAGGACTCATCCTCGATATAGTTGATAAAATTGTCGAAGGTACTCTGCAAGCTTCAGTCAACATGATAAATCTTGTTTTTGATGATATCACACGCATGTTGGAGGGTAACAGCACCGATCCAGTGACAtcaccaatcttgaaaaattTGGGTGTAATCTTGACTCAATCAAACTATGTTGTATCTTAA
- the LOC123677776 gene encoding follicle cell protein 3C-1 isoform X1 → MSLHGKDLIHIEHFSTQFIAGRFFIASTLALCLVAGIQAGDKGNNLIKTLDKPVPCTCGVFLSGQLKKGTKQDPKGVPVLTEEMDRAFENNPVGVRKCTNKCLETIVAHLPKSASIICASTDRELVHKERAYLFIKNHSDKWQGTNLSAGREFCCKDNEPYKCPVS, encoded by the exons ATGAGCTTGCATGGAAAGGATTTAATTCATATAGAACATTTTTCAACCCAATTTATCG CCGGGCGGTTCTTCATTGCCAGCACCCTCGCCCTGTGCCTCGTTGCAGGAATCCAGGCGGGGGACAAGGGTAACAACCTGATAAAAACTCTAGACAAACCAGTTCCTTGCACTTGCGGTGTATTTCTGTCTGGCCAGCTAAAGAAGGGCACCAAGCAGGATCCTAAGGGGGTGCCGGTACTGACCGAGGAGATGGACAGGGCGTTCGAGAACAACCCGGTTGGGGTGAGGAAGTGCACCAACAAGTGTCTGGAGACG atAGTGGCTCATCTCCCGAAGAGCGCATCTATCATCTGCGCCAGCACAGATAGAGAGCTAGTTCACAAGGAGCGAGCATATTTGTTCATCAAGAACCACAGTGACAAATGGCAAGGTACCAATCTGTCCGCAGGAAGAGAATTCTGCTGCAAGGACAATGAACCCTACAAGTGCCCTGTGTCATAA